The Micromonospora sp. NBC_01740 genome includes a window with the following:
- a CDS encoding tetratricopeptide repeat protein, whose protein sequence is MDTRDGRVMRARMLLEVGRWPDAFHELSRVLRECPDDVEAGCLLARCYDLAGDPPGTVAATGRVLAVAPGHEWALRQRAMALVAMRRRREALLCARAAVAAAPHEWRTHATLTEVLLHQPGVRALVFARDAADTVLRLAPDEADAHVVDAQVCLRAGELTLARRACVRALELDPQNQAALHDLAVVDLRRERLGRAGRGFSAALALAPGDRTTGTAHGQGARAVLWRLYDVLAAATVGHLVVFALVAGTLGPWRRPLALGAAVLLLAAFALLFRWVWRAQPLAVRLKVRADRRQPAVLLWAAAVVAAAVASVLSGYRPAEDSVAGNLAILGVMITVVTLAVRLYGLVTGWVSTVVVRLLYRTALLLHGGRRRTGRRGDAAGAGAGARG, encoded by the coding sequence ATGGACACCAGGGACGGCCGTGTCATGCGGGCCCGGATGCTGCTGGAGGTCGGGCGCTGGCCGGACGCGTTCCACGAGCTGAGCCGGGTGCTGCGCGAGTGCCCCGACGACGTCGAGGCGGGCTGCCTGCTGGCCCGCTGCTACGACCTGGCCGGGGACCCACCCGGCACGGTGGCCGCCACCGGGCGCGTCCTCGCGGTCGCGCCCGGGCACGAGTGGGCGCTGCGGCAGCGGGCGATGGCGCTGGTGGCGATGAGGCGCAGGCGGGAGGCGCTGCTGTGCGCGCGGGCCGCGGTGGCCGCCGCGCCACACGAGTGGCGGACCCACGCGACGCTGACCGAGGTGCTGCTGCACCAGCCCGGTGTCCGGGCGCTCGTGTTCGCCCGGGACGCGGCGGACACGGTGCTCCGGCTGGCGCCGGACGAGGCCGACGCCCACGTCGTCGACGCGCAGGTGTGCCTGCGGGCCGGCGAGCTGACCCTGGCCCGGCGGGCCTGCGTACGCGCGCTGGAGCTGGACCCGCAGAACCAGGCGGCACTGCACGACCTCGCGGTGGTCGACCTGCGCCGGGAACGCCTGGGCCGCGCGGGTCGGGGCTTCAGCGCCGCGCTCGCCCTCGCCCCCGGCGACCGGACCACCGGCACGGCACACGGCCAGGGCGCCCGGGCGGTCCTGTGGCGTCTCTACGACGTCCTCGCCGCGGCCACGGTGGGGCACCTCGTGGTCTTCGCGCTGGTCGCGGGCACGCTCGGGCCGTGGCGACGGCCGCTCGCCCTCGGCGCGGCGGTCCTGCTCCTGGCCGCCTTCGCCCTGCTGTTCCGGTGGGTGTGGCGCGCCCAACCGCTCGCGGTCCGGCTGAAGGTGCGGGCGGACCGCCGCCAGCCGGCGGTGCTGCTGTGGGCGGCGGCCGTGGTCGCCGCGGCGGTCGCCTCGGTCCTCAGCGGGTACCGGCCGGCGGAGGACTCCGTCGCTGGCAACCTCGCGATCCTCGGGGTGATGATCACTGTCGTCACGTTGGCGGTCCGGCTCTACGGGCTGGTGACCGGCTGGGTGTCGACCGTCGTCGTGCGGCTGCTGTACCGGACGGCGCTGCTGCTGCACGGAGGGCGGCGGCGGACGGGCCGCCGGGGCGACGCGGCCGGGGCGGGGGCGGGGGCACGAGGGTGA
- the recG gene encoding ATP-dependent DNA helicase RecG — translation MTSEPATMDTPLKKLVGEKTAKALAGHLDLHTAGDLVYHFPRRYDERGEHTDIRSLDVGEQATVLAQVQRTAVRPMRQRRGNLLEVTVGDGSGGTLTLTFFGNQAWRERELRPGRWGLFAGKVTEFRGKRQLNGPEYVLLGEGGDGEAAANEEIEEFAGALIPVYPAAAAVPTWVIARCVRVVLDTFTAPEDPLPATLRASRNLGGIGTALREIHRPTSKEALYRARHRLKWDEAFAVQLTLVQRKHRAAASPARPRPAKPGGLLDAFDARLPYELTPGQHDVGVEIAADLATAHPMHRLLQGEVGSGKTVVALRAMLQVVDAGGQAALLAPTEVLAAQHHRGILDLLGPLGRAGELGAADDATRVELVTGSLGAAARRRALAEVAGGAAGIVLGTHALLYEGVDFADLGLVVVDEQHRFGVEQRDALRAKAEQPPHVLVMTATPIPRTVAMTVYGDLETSTLSQLPQGRSPIASHVVPVAEKPAFLDRAWRRVREEVAAGHQAYVVCPRIGEGPASEEEPPPEDDNGRRPPMAVTEVAPLLAEGPLHGLRIGVLHGRLPADEKDAVMRSFAAGDLDVLVATTVVEVGVNVPNATVMIVLDADRFGVSQLHQLRGRVGRGSAPGLCLLVTEALEGTPARERLDAVASTTDGFKLAELDLEQRREGDVLGATQSGRRSHLRLLSLLRDADLIRDARAEAIALVEEDPELARHPALAASVAALVDEERAEYLEKG, via the coding sequence ATGACGTCCGAGCCGGCCACGATGGACACGCCGCTGAAGAAGCTGGTCGGCGAGAAGACCGCGAAGGCCCTCGCCGGGCACCTCGACCTGCACACCGCCGGTGACCTGGTCTACCACTTCCCGCGCCGCTACGACGAGCGCGGCGAGCACACCGACATCCGGTCGCTCGACGTCGGCGAGCAGGCCACCGTGCTGGCCCAGGTGCAGCGCACCGCCGTACGCCCGATGCGCCAGCGCCGGGGCAACCTGCTGGAGGTGACGGTCGGCGACGGCTCGGGCGGCACCCTGACCCTGACCTTCTTCGGCAACCAGGCCTGGCGCGAGCGCGAGCTGCGCCCCGGCCGGTGGGGGCTCTTCGCCGGCAAGGTCACCGAGTTCCGGGGCAAGCGGCAGCTCAACGGCCCGGAGTACGTCCTGCTCGGCGAGGGCGGCGACGGCGAGGCGGCGGCCAACGAGGAGATCGAGGAGTTCGCGGGCGCGCTGATCCCGGTCTACCCGGCCGCCGCGGCGGTGCCCACCTGGGTGATCGCCCGCTGCGTCCGGGTGGTGCTGGACACGTTCACCGCGCCGGAGGATCCGCTGCCCGCGACCCTGCGGGCGAGCCGCAACCTGGGCGGCATCGGCACGGCGCTGCGCGAGATCCACCGGCCGACCAGCAAGGAGGCGCTCTACCGGGCCCGGCACCGGCTCAAGTGGGACGAGGCCTTCGCCGTGCAGCTCACCCTGGTGCAGCGCAAGCACCGCGCCGCCGCCTCGCCGGCCCGGCCCCGCCCGGCGAAGCCCGGCGGCCTGCTCGACGCCTTCGACGCCCGGCTGCCCTACGAGCTGACGCCCGGCCAGCACGACGTGGGCGTGGAGATCGCGGCGGACCTGGCCACGGCCCACCCGATGCACCGGCTGCTCCAGGGCGAGGTCGGCTCCGGCAAGACGGTGGTCGCGCTGCGCGCGATGCTCCAGGTGGTCGACGCGGGCGGGCAGGCCGCGCTGCTGGCCCCGACCGAGGTGCTCGCCGCGCAGCACCACCGGGGCATCCTCGACCTGCTGGGGCCGCTCGGGCGGGCCGGCGAGCTGGGCGCGGCCGACGACGCCACCCGGGTCGAGCTGGTCACCGGCTCGCTGGGCGCGGCGGCCCGGCGGCGGGCCCTGGCCGAGGTCGCCGGCGGCGCCGCCGGCATCGTGCTCGGCACCCACGCCCTGCTCTACGAGGGCGTCGACTTCGCCGACCTCGGCCTGGTGGTGGTCGACGAGCAGCACCGCTTCGGCGTGGAGCAGCGCGACGCGCTGCGCGCCAAGGCCGAGCAGCCGCCGCACGTGCTGGTGATGACGGCCACCCCGATCCCGCGCACGGTGGCGATGACCGTCTACGGCGACCTGGAGACCTCCACGCTCTCCCAGCTGCCGCAGGGCCGCTCGCCGATCGCCTCGCACGTGGTTCCGGTCGCCGAGAAGCCGGCCTTCCTGGACCGGGCCTGGCGCCGGGTGCGCGAGGAGGTGGCCGCCGGGCACCAGGCGTACGTCGTCTGCCCGCGCATCGGGGAGGGGCCGGCGAGCGAGGAGGAGCCGCCGCCGGAGGACGACAACGGGCGGCGGCCGCCGATGGCGGTCACCGAGGTGGCGCCGTTGCTCGCCGAGGGGCCGCTGCACGGCCTGCGCATCGGCGTGCTGCACGGCCGGCTGCCGGCCGACGAGAAGGACGCGGTGATGCGCTCCTTCGCGGCCGGCGACCTCGACGTGCTGGTCGCCACGACCGTGGTCGAGGTGGGCGTCAACGTGCCGAACGCGACCGTGATGATCGTGCTCGACGCCGACCGGTTCGGCGTCTCCCAGCTGCACCAGCTGCGCGGCCGGGTCGGCCGGGGCTCCGCCCCGGGGCTCTGCCTGCTGGTCACCGAGGCGCTGGAGGGCACGCCCGCGCGGGAGCGGCTCGACGCGGTGGCCTCCACCACCGACGGGTTCAAGCTCGCCGAGCTGGATCTGGAGCAGCGCCGGGAGGGCGACGTGCTGGGCGCCACCCAGTCGGGGCGCCGCTCGCACCTGCGGCTGCTCTCGCTGCTGCGCGACGCCGACCTGATCCGCGACGCCCGGGCCGAGGCGATCGCCCTGGTCGAGGAGGACCCGGAGCTGGCCCGGCACCCGGCGCTGGCCGCGTCGGTGGCGGCCCTGGTCGACGAGGAACGCGCCGAATACCTGGAGAAGGGCTGA
- a CDS encoding thiamine-phosphate kinase, with protein sequence MSVAGIGEFGLIDRVTARLSYGSTVLLGPGDDAAVVAAPDGRVAASTDVLVEGRHFRRDWSSARDVGHRAAAANLADIAAMGAQPTALLVALCMPPELDPAWAEELADGLAAEAAKVGASVVGGDMSGSPTLTIAVTALGDLGGRPPVTRSGARPGDVLALAGRIGYAAAGLTVLSRGFRTPRLLVEACRRPEVPYAAGPHAARLGATSMIDVSDGLLADVGHVAKASGVAVDVRRDAFEVPRQMRDAAQALGVDPYSWLLAGGEDHALAATFPSAVALPDDWRPIGRVTEGSGVTVDGRPYDGPAGWDHFR encoded by the coding sequence ATGAGCGTCGCGGGGATCGGCGAGTTCGGCCTGATCGACCGGGTGACCGCCCGGTTGTCGTACGGATCGACGGTACTGCTGGGCCCGGGGGACGACGCGGCGGTGGTGGCCGCCCCGGACGGCCGGGTCGCGGCCTCGACCGACGTGCTGGTGGAGGGGCGGCACTTCCGGCGGGACTGGTCCAGCGCGCGTGACGTCGGCCACCGGGCGGCGGCGGCGAACCTGGCCGACATCGCCGCGATGGGGGCGCAGCCGACCGCGCTGCTGGTGGCGCTCTGCATGCCGCCCGAGCTGGATCCCGCGTGGGCCGAGGAGCTCGCCGACGGGCTGGCCGCCGAGGCGGCGAAGGTCGGCGCGAGCGTGGTGGGCGGGGACATGTCGGGCAGTCCGACGCTGACCATCGCGGTCACGGCCCTCGGCGACCTGGGTGGCCGGCCGCCGGTGACGCGCTCCGGCGCGCGGCCCGGTGACGTGCTGGCCCTGGCCGGCCGCATCGGGTACGCGGCGGCCGGGCTGACCGTGCTCTCCCGGGGCTTCCGTACGCCCCGGCTGCTGGTGGAGGCCTGCCGGCGGCCCGAGGTGCCCTACGCGGCCGGGCCGCACGCCGCCCGGCTCGGCGCCACCTCCATGATCGACGTGTCGGACGGGCTGCTGGCCGACGTCGGGCACGTGGCGAAGGCGAGCGGGGTCGCCGTGGACGTGCGCCGGGACGCCTTCGAGGTGCCCCGGCAGATGCGCGACGCCGCCCAGGCGCTCGGCGTCGACCCGTACTCCTGGCTCCTCGCCGGGGGCGAGGACCACGCGCTGGCCGCGACCTTCCCGTCGGCGGTGGCGCTGCCGGACGACTGGCGGCCGATCGGGCGGGTGACGGAGGGCTCGGGTGTCACGGTCGACGGGCGGCCGTACGACGGACCCGCTGGCTGGGACCACTTTCGGTAA
- the rpmB gene encoding 50S ribosomal protein L28, which yields MASVCDVCGKGPGFGHNVSHSHRRTNRRWNPNIQSVRTPAGGGNTKKLKVCTSCIKAGKVTRA from the coding sequence GTGGCTAGCGTGTGCGACGTCTGTGGCAAGGGACCGGGCTTCGGCCACAACGTGTCCCACTCGCACCGGCGGACCAACCGCCGCTGGAACCCGAACATCCAGTCGGTGCGTACCCCGGCCGGTGGCGGCAACACCAAGAAGTTGAAGGTCTGCACCTCCTGCATCAAGGCGGGCAAGGTCACCCGCGCCTGA
- a CDS encoding Lrp/AsnC ligand binding domain-containing protein, whose translation MVQAYILIQTEVGRARDVAGLISDLAGVVRVDAVTGPYDVVVLTEAKTVDELGKLIVSKVQMVPGITRTLTCSVVRL comes from the coding sequence GTGGTACAGGCGTACATCCTCATCCAGACCGAGGTCGGCCGGGCGCGTGACGTGGCCGGTCTCATCTCGGACCTTGCCGGCGTGGTACGCGTCGACGCCGTCACCGGGCCGTACGACGTGGTCGTGCTCACCGAGGCGAAGACCGTCGACGAGCTCGGCAAACTCATCGTCAGCAAGGTGCAGATGGTGCCCGGCATCACCCGCACCCTCACATGTTCGGTGGTGCGCCTGTAA
- the rsmD gene encoding 16S rRNA (guanine(966)-N(2))-methyltransferase RsmD, translated as MTRIVAGTLGGRRIAAPPGAGTRPTSDRVREALFSAVQAEVDLAGARFADLYAGSGAVGLEALSRGAAHVLLVESDPRAARVVRENVAALRAAPAARLVTGKVATVLAAGPDGDPYDVVFADPPYAVPDTEITAMLVALVDGGWLAPDALVVVERSSRTGPVGWVQGITGERSRRYGETTLWYGRRS; from the coding sequence GTGACCCGGATCGTGGCCGGAACCCTTGGCGGGCGGCGGATCGCCGCGCCGCCCGGCGCGGGCACCCGGCCCACGTCGGACCGGGTGCGCGAGGCGCTGTTCAGCGCCGTGCAGGCCGAGGTCGACCTGGCCGGCGCCCGCTTCGCCGACCTCTACGCCGGCTCCGGGGCGGTCGGCCTGGAGGCCCTCTCCCGGGGGGCCGCGCACGTGCTGCTGGTGGAGTCCGACCCCCGGGCGGCCCGGGTGGTCCGGGAGAACGTGGCCGCGTTGCGCGCCGCCCCGGCCGCCCGGCTGGTCACCGGCAAAGTCGCCACCGTGCTGGCGGCCGGCCCGGACGGCGACCCGTACGACGTGGTCTTCGCCGACCCGCCCTACGCGGTGCCGGACACGGAGATCACGGCGATGCTCGTCGCGCTGGTCGACGGCGGCTGGCTGGCCCCGGACGCCCTGGTGGTGGTGGAGCGGTCCAGCCGCACGGGGCCCGTCGGGTGGGTGCAGGGCATCACCGGCGAGCGCAGCCGGCGCTACGGCGAGACGACCCTTTGGTACGGTCGCCGATCATGA
- a CDS encoding DUF3515 family protein, with protein sequence MDKITDSPVTDSAQPDEVTPDRPTRDRTTRGAALVATLIALPVTVLVGAFAFAQLSPDERAEPAATPSATATSAGPRSTAPVEMAAPALAERPATVCRALLSQLPPTVNDLAQRPVTAGPEQNAAYGDPAVTVACGGATPAVDDTDHVWTVNRVCWYASEERDATVLTTMDRETAVTVRVPHFYGQGLQWVAPVSDTIVASVPSVAAADTPSGCRT encoded by the coding sequence GTGGACAAGATCACTGACTCTCCCGTGACCGATTCCGCCCAGCCGGACGAGGTGACCCCCGACCGCCCGACCCGCGACCGCACGACACGCGGCGCCGCGCTGGTCGCCACGCTGATCGCGCTGCCGGTCACCGTGCTGGTGGGCGCGTTCGCGTTCGCCCAACTCTCCCCCGACGAGCGGGCCGAGCCGGCCGCCACGCCGAGCGCGACCGCCACGAGCGCCGGGCCGCGCTCCACCGCCCCGGTCGAGATGGCCGCGCCGGCGCTGGCCGAACGGCCCGCCACGGTCTGCCGCGCCCTGCTCTCCCAGTTGCCGCCCACGGTCAACGACCTCGCCCAGCGCCCGGTCACGGCCGGCCCGGAGCAGAACGCCGCGTACGGCGACCCGGCGGTCACCGTCGCCTGCGGCGGGGCCACGCCGGCCGTCGACGACACCGACCACGTCTGGACGGTCAACCGGGTCTGCTGGTACGCCAGCGAGGAACGCGACGCCACCGTGCTCACCACCATGGACCGGGAGACCGCCGTCACGGTCCGCGTGCCGCACTTCTACGGGCAGGGGTTGCAGTGGGTCGCCCCCGTCTCGGACACGATCGTGGCCTCCGTGCCCTCCGTCGCCGCCGCCGACACCCCCAGCGGCTGCCGGACCTGA
- the coaD gene encoding pantetheine-phosphate adenylyltransferase translates to MRRAVCPGSFDPVTNGHLDIVGRASRLFDEVIVGVLVNQSKSGLFTVEERIDMLREVTASYDNVRVESFRGLLVDFCRAQQASVLIKGLRAVSDFDYELQMAQMNIGLAGVETLFMPTNPLYSFLSSSLVKDVAKWGGDISAHVPDRVREELSARLVPPSRD, encoded by the coding sequence ATGAGACGTGCGGTGTGTCCCGGCTCGTTCGATCCGGTCACCAACGGGCACCTCGACATCGTCGGCCGGGCGAGCCGGCTGTTCGACGAGGTGATCGTGGGCGTGCTGGTCAACCAGTCGAAGAGCGGCCTGTTCACCGTCGAGGAGCGGATCGACATGCTCCGCGAGGTGACCGCCTCCTACGACAACGTCCGGGTCGAGTCGTTCCGCGGCCTGCTTGTCGACTTCTGTCGGGCGCAGCAGGCGAGCGTCCTGATCAAGGGCCTGCGGGCGGTCAGCGACTTCGACTACGAGTTGCAGATGGCGCAGATGAACATCGGCCTGGCCGGCGTCGAGACCCTGTTCATGCCGACCAATCCGCTCTACTCGTTCCTCTCCTCGAGCCTGGTCAAGGACGTGGCGAAGTGGGGCGGCGACATCTCCGCCCACGTGCCCGACCGGGTCCGCGAGGAGTTGAGCGCCCGGCTCGTCCCGCCGTCGCGCGACTGA
- a CDS encoding DAK2 domain-containing protein → MLDTLDAAAVRRWCAGGLVALKRHQGEIDDLNVYPVPDGDTGTNMVLTLTSAQQALAMDLGTLPEDGPTAHGHALRLMARGALLGARGNSGVILSQILRGFADAVAAAPAVRGRELAAALRDGTAAAYAAVARPVEGTLLSVVAAAAHAAERADSDDLRAVVRAAAGGAAHALARTPEQLPALARAGVVDAGGQGLCLLLDALVEVVTGESPERPAPAPRPVRPPATAVRETGSEEYAYEVQFLLDAGPEAVARLREELAALGDSLVVVGDGNAGTGTWNVHVHVNDVGAAIEAGVVAGRPHRISVTRFADQTAPVSPPAAADGRAAVVVAAGAGIAELFAGEGATVVPGNPSIGELLDAIRATGAARVVVLPNDPDTQAVANAAAREAHGLGVKVSVVPTRSPVQALAALAVRDPGRRFADDVIAMAEAAGACRYAEVCYARREALTVAGPCRPGDVLALVEGEVHLIGSDLTDTCAAVVDRMLGGGGELVTLLSGADAPDGLADAVREHVGRRWPFVEVQAYPGGQPHYPLLVGVE, encoded by the coding sequence GTGCTGGACACCCTCGACGCCGCCGCGGTCCGCCGTTGGTGCGCGGGCGGGCTGGTCGCGCTCAAGCGCCACCAGGGCGAGATCGACGACCTGAACGTCTACCCGGTGCCCGACGGCGACACCGGCACCAACATGGTGCTCACCCTCACCTCGGCCCAGCAGGCGCTCGCGATGGACCTCGGCACCCTCCCGGAGGACGGGCCCACCGCGCACGGGCACGCGTTGCGGCTGATGGCCCGGGGCGCGCTGCTGGGCGCGCGGGGCAACTCGGGGGTGATCCTGTCGCAGATCCTGCGCGGCTTCGCCGACGCCGTCGCCGCCGCGCCCGCCGTGCGGGGGCGCGAGCTGGCTGCCGCCCTGCGCGACGGCACCGCCGCCGCCTACGCCGCGGTCGCCCGCCCGGTCGAGGGCACGCTGCTCAGCGTCGTCGCCGCGGCGGCGCACGCCGCCGAGCGGGCCGACAGCGACGACCTGCGGGCGGTCGTCCGGGCGGCGGCGGGCGGGGCGGCGCACGCGTTGGCGCGCACCCCCGAGCAGCTTCCGGCGCTGGCCCGCGCTGGCGTGGTGGACGCCGGCGGCCAGGGCCTGTGCCTGCTGCTCGACGCCCTGGTCGAGGTCGTGACCGGCGAGAGCCCCGAGCGTCCCGCGCCCGCGCCGCGCCCGGTCCGCCCGCCGGCCACCGCCGTGCGCGAGACCGGTTCCGAGGAGTACGCGTACGAGGTGCAGTTCCTGCTCGACGCCGGGCCGGAGGCGGTGGCCCGGCTGCGGGAGGAGCTGGCGGCCCTGGGTGACTCGCTGGTGGTCGTCGGCGACGGAAACGCCGGCACGGGCACCTGGAACGTGCACGTGCACGTCAACGACGTGGGCGCGGCCATCGAGGCGGGCGTGGTGGCCGGCCGGCCGCACCGCATCTCGGTGACCCGCTTCGCCGACCAGACCGCACCGGTGTCGCCCCCCGCGGCGGCGGACGGGCGGGCCGCCGTGGTGGTGGCCGCCGGCGCGGGCATCGCCGAGCTGTTCGCCGGCGAGGGCGCGACGGTGGTGCCCGGCAACCCGTCGATCGGCGAGCTGCTGGACGCGATCCGCGCCACCGGGGCGGCCCGCGTGGTGGTGCTGCCCAACGACCCCGACACGCAGGCGGTGGCGAACGCCGCCGCCCGGGAGGCGCACGGGCTCGGCGTGAAGGTCAGCGTGGTGCCGACCCGCTCACCGGTGCAGGCGCTGGCCGCCCTCGCCGTACGCGACCCGGGGCGGCGCTTCGCCGACGACGTGATCGCGATGGCCGAGGCGGCCGGCGCGTGCCGCTACGCCGAGGTCTGCTACGCCCGCCGCGAGGCGCTGACCGTCGCCGGCCCCTGCCGTCCCGGCGACGTGCTGGCGCTGGTGGAGGGGGAGGTGCACCTGATCGGGTCCGACCTGACCGACACCTGCGCCGCCGTGGTCGACCGGATGCTCGGCGGCGGCGGTGAGCTGGTGACCCTGCTCTCGGGGGCGGACGCTCCCGACGGGCTGGCGGACGCGGTCCGCGAGCACGTCGGGCGGCGCTGGCCGTTCGTCGAGGTGCAGGCCTATCCGGGCGGGCAGCCGCACTATCCACTCCTGGTGGGGGTCGAATGA
- a CDS encoding serine hydrolase domain-containing protein, producing the protein MLLLARGDEIVTEQVAGVADRSTGVHCASGTRFQIASISKQMAAAAVLLLAERGALSLSDPVVRWLPGPPPEWSGITLHHLLTHTSGLGHWEQYPAVDLADPAEPDDLLGSFAAVPPLFRPGAGWHYSSPGYVLLARAVERAADRPYAEFLAEEVFAPLGMTGSFAGAGDGRPDVAVGHEGGRPVPSWDLATVGMGAGDVWCTGTDLLTWLDVPRRGRLLAPASVTAMTAAHAPTGRPGEAYGYGFFVGPLAGRRALHHSGDNGGYKAFAAWLPDSDQRLVLLTNQAEVDPVTVTSVLGPPEVR; encoded by the coding sequence GTGCTCCTGCTGGCCCGGGGCGACGAGATCGTGACGGAACAGGTCGCCGGGGTGGCCGATCGGAGCACCGGTGTCCACTGCGCTTCCGGGACCCGGTTCCAGATCGCCTCGATCAGCAAGCAGATGGCCGCCGCGGCGGTGCTGCTGCTCGCCGAGCGGGGTGCGCTGAGCCTGTCCGATCCGGTCGTGCGCTGGCTGCCCGGCCCGCCGCCGGAATGGTCCGGCATCACGCTGCACCACCTGCTCACCCACACCTCGGGCCTGGGCCACTGGGAGCAGTACCCGGCGGTCGATCTCGCCGACCCGGCTGAGCCGGACGACCTGCTCGGCTCGTTCGCCGCGGTGCCGCCGCTGTTCCGGCCCGGAGCCGGGTGGCACTACAGCAGCCCCGGCTACGTGCTGTTGGCCCGGGCCGTCGAGCGCGCGGCCGACCGGCCGTACGCCGAGTTCCTCGCCGAGGAGGTCTTCGCGCCGCTGGGCATGACGGGCAGCTTCGCCGGTGCGGGCGACGGACGGCCGGACGTGGCGGTCGGACACGAGGGCGGCCGTCCGGTGCCGTCCTGGGACCTGGCGACCGTGGGCATGGGCGCGGGTGACGTCTGGTGCACCGGGACGGACCTGCTCACCTGGCTCGACGTGCCGCGCCGGGGCCGGCTGCTCGCCCCGGCCTCGGTGACGGCGATGACCGCTGCGCACGCGCCCACCGGCCGGCCCGGGGAGGCGTACGGCTACGGGTTCTTCGTCGGCCCGCTGGCCGGCAGGCGGGCGCTGCACCACTCGGGGGACAACGGCGGCTACAAGGCGTTCGCGGCCTGGCTGCCCGACTCGGACCAGCGGCTCGTGCTGCTGACCAACCAGGCCGAGGTCGACCCGGTCACGGTCACGTCGGTGCTCGGTCCTCCCGAGGTGCGTTGA
- a CDS encoding GNAT family N-acetyltransferase, with protein MSEIEIRAERFDSLVAQRLIRAALADLGARYGGSGDETPVDPGEFAPPAGAFLVAHLGGEPVGCGGWRSHGDEGDTAELKRMYTAPAVRGRGVARAVLAAVERSAREHGRKRIVLECGDKQPEAIAMYTAAGYERIPNFGFYRDAPGCISFARTL; from the coding sequence GTGAGTGAGATCGAGATTCGGGCCGAGCGTTTCGACTCGCTGGTGGCGCAGCGGCTGATCCGCGCCGCGCTGGCCGACCTCGGTGCCCGGTACGGCGGCAGCGGCGACGAGACCCCGGTCGACCCGGGCGAGTTCGCGCCGCCCGCCGGCGCCTTCCTCGTCGCCCACCTCGGCGGCGAGCCGGTCGGCTGCGGCGGCTGGCGCAGCCACGGTGACGAGGGTGACACCGCCGAGCTGAAGCGGATGTACACCGCGCCGGCGGTCCGGGGCCGGGGCGTGGCCCGGGCGGTGCTGGCGGCGGTGGAGCGCTCCGCGCGGGAGCACGGGCGCAAGCGGATCGTCCTGGAGTGCGGCGACAAGCAGCCGGAGGCCATCGCCATGTACACGGCGGCCGGCTACGAGCGCATCCCGAACTTCGGCTTCTACCGCGACGCCCCGGGCTGCATCTCCTTCGCCCGCACGCTCTGA
- a CDS encoding D-alanine--D-alanine ligase family protein, producing the protein MTTPGRTRVAIVFGGRSPEHGISCVSAGSVLGALDPDEFEVVPVGITRAGQWVLTSGDPGQLAINARRLPEITAESGTDIVLRADPTGNGLMVLDPTEGPRALADVDVVFPVLHGAYGEDGTIQGMLEMAGIPYVGANVFASAAAMDKEFTKKLCAVEGIPVGPYAVLRNGMTLSEADKERLGLPVFVKPSRAGSSFGISKVDDWADLDAAVATARQIDPKVLVEGAVVGREIECGVLEGEAGGAPEASVLAEVRVVGDYDFYDFEAKYIDSESACEYDIPAGLPERVTRQIREYATRAFTALDCAGLARVDFFVTPELDVYLNEINTMPGFTPTSMFPRMWAASGLEYPKLVNRLIRTALHRGVGLH; encoded by the coding sequence GTGACCACCCCAGGCAGGACCCGCGTGGCGATCGTGTTCGGCGGCCGCAGCCCGGAGCACGGCATCTCCTGCGTCAGCGCCGGCAGTGTTCTCGGCGCCCTCGACCCGGACGAGTTCGAGGTGGTGCCGGTGGGCATCACCCGGGCCGGCCAGTGGGTGCTGACCAGCGGCGACCCCGGTCAGTTGGCGATCAACGCGCGCCGGCTGCCGGAGATCACCGCCGAGTCCGGCACCGACATCGTGCTGCGGGCCGACCCGACCGGCAACGGGCTCATGGTGCTCGACCCCACCGAGGGGCCCAGGGCGCTCGCCGACGTCGACGTGGTCTTCCCGGTGCTGCACGGCGCGTACGGCGAGGACGGCACCATCCAGGGCATGCTGGAGATGGCAGGCATCCCGTACGTCGGGGCGAACGTCTTCGCCTCCGCCGCCGCCATGGACAAGGAGTTCACCAAGAAGCTCTGCGCCGTCGAGGGCATCCCGGTGGGCCCGTACGCGGTGCTGCGCAACGGGATGACGTTGAGCGAGGCGGACAAGGAGCGGCTCGGCCTGCCGGTCTTCGTGAAGCCGTCCCGGGCCGGTTCGTCGTTCGGCATCAGCAAGGTCGACGACTGGGCCGACCTCGACGCGGCGGTCGCCACCGCCCGGCAGATCGACCCGAAGGTGCTCGTCGAGGGTGCGGTCGTCGGGCGCGAGATCGAGTGCGGCGTGCTGGAGGGCGAGGCCGGCGGCGCGCCGGAGGCGTCCGTGCTGGCCGAGGTCCGGGTGGTCGGGGACTACGACTTCTACGACTTCGAGGCGAAGTACATCGACTCCGAGTCCGCCTGCGAGTACGACATCCCCGCCGGCCTGCCGGAGCGGGTGACCCGCCAGATCCGGGAGTACGCCACCCGCGCCTTCACCGCGCTCGACTGCGCGGGCCTGGCCCGGGTCGACTTCTTCGTCACCCCGGAGCTGGACGTCTACCTCAACGAGATCAACACCATGCCGGGCTTCACCCCGACGTCGATGTTCCCGCGCATGTGGGCGGCGTCCGGGCTGGAGTACCCGAAGCTGGTCAACCGCCTCATCCGCACCGCCCTGCACCGCGGCGTCGGCCTGCACTGA